The following coding sequences are from one Mycobacterium bourgelatii window:
- a CDS encoding AMP-binding protein has protein sequence MATADPDRVFIQGVDGRSATWGQLQSSTIDWAARFLSLGVKRGDVVVTILDAGVDAVSVWLGLASIGAIDAATNPEFRGRMLAYAINNCQPELLVVAPQYVGIVETVATELQTVKRVLVLDGDGNRLESQLPGVVALGDLTPNSADTAAARDQVRVPEFHDIACITYTSGTTGPSKAVKLPWGQLHSINLGTFPIEDLTPSDVFYCTTSHAHFGSKSIPYHAAMAGGQVVMRPKFALPSFWDDIIKFQVTTGMLVGSMADLLLRDSTGPTGPTSLRNLFMAPLGSNYREFSEKFGVRVCTAYNSTEGGVAITSGWNPTNSSTVGSLRKGYPGFEVRLVDANDYEVPDGTVGECVIRSRVPWVMNAGYLNNDSATASAWRNGWFHTGDALVRTPEGDYIFVDRLKDAIRRRGENISSFEVEADVLANPDIAECAAVAVPADSAEDEILLFAVRRRGATISPQDLHEDLQSRMARFMVPRYIEFVDELPKTQATLRVIKAELRTRGVGPDTWDAKSKAPQRQASTVAEK, from the coding sequence ATGGCCACGGCGGACCCAGACCGAGTCTTTATACAGGGCGTGGATGGCCGGTCTGCCACCTGGGGTCAGCTGCAATCATCGACAATCGATTGGGCGGCGCGGTTTTTGAGTCTTGGGGTCAAGCGGGGAGACGTAGTAGTCACCATCCTTGACGCCGGTGTGGACGCGGTTTCCGTATGGCTTGGCCTCGCGAGCATCGGGGCGATCGACGCGGCGACGAACCCCGAATTCCGGGGGCGAATGCTCGCCTACGCAATCAACAACTGTCAGCCCGAATTACTCGTCGTCGCCCCGCAGTACGTCGGCATCGTCGAGACTGTTGCCACAGAGTTACAAACCGTCAAGCGAGTCCTGGTACTCGACGGGGACGGAAATCGTCTGGAGTCCCAGCTGCCTGGTGTTGTTGCACTTGGTGACTTGACACCCAATTCTGCCGACACCGCAGCCGCGCGTGACCAAGTCAGAGTGCCGGAGTTTCACGACATTGCCTGTATCACCTACACATCCGGTACAACCGGACCCTCCAAGGCGGTGAAGTTGCCGTGGGGTCAACTGCACTCAATCAACCTGGGCACCTTCCCGATCGAGGATCTGACGCCGTCAGACGTCTTCTACTGCACCACATCGCATGCTCACTTCGGATCAAAGTCGATCCCTTACCACGCCGCCATGGCTGGCGGACAGGTGGTCATGAGGCCGAAGTTTGCTTTACCCAGCTTCTGGGACGACATCATCAAATTCCAAGTCACAACCGGAATGCTCGTCGGGTCGATGGCCGACCTGCTGTTACGTGATTCGACCGGTCCGACTGGGCCTACCAGTCTCAGGAACTTGTTCATGGCACCGCTCGGCTCCAACTATCGAGAGTTCAGCGAGAAATTCGGCGTCCGTGTCTGCACCGCATACAACAGCACCGAAGGCGGGGTCGCGATCACGTCAGGTTGGAATCCCACGAACAGCAGCACCGTAGGTAGCCTTCGGAAGGGCTACCCGGGCTTCGAAGTACGACTGGTGGACGCTAACGACTACGAAGTCCCCGACGGAACTGTCGGGGAGTGCGTGATCCGCTCCCGCGTGCCCTGGGTGATGAACGCGGGCTATCTGAACAATGACAGTGCAACGGCATCCGCATGGCGCAACGGTTGGTTTCACACCGGTGATGCGCTCGTCCGTACGCCGGAAGGCGATTACATCTTCGTCGACCGACTGAAGGACGCCATTCGCCGCAGGGGCGAGAACATTTCGTCGTTCGAGGTCGAGGCAGACGTGCTCGCCAATCCAGACATCGCCGAATGCGCCGCAGTTGCAGTGCCCGCGGACAGCGCCGAAGACGAGATACTGCTCTTCGCCGTCCGGCGTCGAGGGGCGACCATCAGTCCGCAGGATCTCCACGAAGATCTCCAAAGTCGGATGGCACGGTTCATGGTTCCCCGTTACATCGAGTTCGTCGACGAACTTCCGAAAACCCAAGCCACTCTGCGTGTCATCAAAGCTGAACTGCGTACGCGAGGCGTGGGTCCGGACACGTGGGACGCGAAAAGCAAAGCGCCTCAAAGGCAAGCGAGCACGGTGGCCGAAAAATGA
- a CDS encoding acyl-CoA dehydrogenase family protein: protein MQLTFDDDVERFRAEFSAFLDANLPSESQTLERPQSVSHMPQWARDWQRLLFDNGWLLPAQPPEFGGRNATVLQQFVHLDELCRRRIFHSFNPQGVNIVATSLIAFGTAEQKQRWAVPVLRGEMTASLGMSEPNAGSDLASLSTRAVRDGDHFVVNGQKVWTSGAHHADFLLTFVRTDPDAPKHKGISALIIPTKTQGLVCRPFADVASRDNLDFNEVFFDDVRVPAENLVGELNQGWRVANGSLGHERTMMWLLFADRLDNLIADCRPRTSVERDQYASMIMDYHALRALGSAALARAARGEVDTSSVSVLKLLGSEAERRAADVLLDTAGIEGLVHPVTGRYQHMNNDEYFASSFERYTRGIAATIAGGTSEIQRNIIAQQVLGLPRG from the coding sequence GTGCAGCTGACTTTTGACGACGACGTGGAGCGCTTCCGGGCAGAGTTCTCGGCGTTCCTCGACGCCAACCTGCCGAGTGAGTCGCAAACTCTCGAACGCCCGCAATCGGTCTCCCACATGCCGCAATGGGCCAGAGATTGGCAACGTTTGTTGTTCGACAACGGCTGGTTATTGCCTGCGCAACCGCCGGAGTTCGGGGGCCGAAACGCGACTGTGCTCCAGCAATTCGTGCATCTGGACGAATTGTGTAGACGTCGAATCTTCCACAGCTTCAACCCGCAGGGCGTGAACATCGTCGCCACATCGCTGATCGCGTTCGGTACCGCAGAGCAGAAGCAACGGTGGGCCGTTCCTGTGTTGCGCGGCGAAATGACGGCATCGCTGGGAATGAGTGAACCGAACGCGGGCTCCGACCTTGCCTCCCTCAGTACCAGGGCAGTACGCGATGGAGACCATTTCGTCGTCAACGGGCAGAAGGTATGGACTTCTGGCGCGCACCACGCGGACTTCCTGCTCACCTTCGTACGCACGGATCCGGACGCGCCGAAGCACAAAGGCATCTCTGCGCTCATCATTCCGACGAAGACCCAGGGGCTGGTATGTCGCCCCTTCGCCGACGTCGCCAGTCGGGACAATCTCGACTTCAACGAGGTCTTCTTCGACGATGTTCGGGTCCCAGCAGAGAATCTCGTCGGCGAACTCAATCAGGGCTGGCGGGTTGCCAACGGATCACTGGGGCATGAGCGGACCATGATGTGGCTGCTGTTCGCCGATCGACTCGACAACCTGATCGCAGACTGCCGGCCACGGACATCGGTTGAGCGGGACCAATATGCGTCGATGATCATGGATTATCACGCATTGCGGGCACTGGGTTCGGCTGCGTTGGCGCGCGCTGCGCGGGGCGAGGTCGACACATCGTCGGTGTCAGTACTCAAATTGCTCGGCTCTGAGGCCGAGCGGCGCGCGGCAGATGTCTTGCTGGACACCGCCGGGATCGAAGGTCTAGTACATCCGGTGACCGGCCGTTATCAACACATGAACAACGACGAGTACTTCGCGAGCAGCTTCGAGCGGTATACCCGCGGCATCGCGGCCACCATCGCCGGAGGTACCTCAGAGATCCAACGAAACATCATTGCTCAACAAGTACTTGGTCTTCCGCGCGGCTAG
- a CDS encoding cytochrome P450 has protein sequence MTEPTTARDSCPVGLERLNSLDGVSFIDPAIQEKPFAYYRTLRQEAPVHFEKDLGMYLVSRHEDLDAVLRDPIVFSQELGYYKQMAHGHLDAMKEILERHGGGFFPDVANIDPPRHTRVRRLLSQAFGRKRMKSLEPQFQEIVDGLIDGFVERSPAEFDGLHELALPMAIAFSMQQLQVDDLDMKTIKRWGSAYLSQFSLTNTREDMIRAAHELAEMQNYLIALVRRRMAEPEDDMLSDIITARVPDEEPLSFEELVATARALLINTHDSMSTAFTNILFQVATNPDIATDFYDAAEDDSQLGRVIEELIRIEPPVRALSRVTTEPVTLGGTELPKGAHLLILFASANDDESVFECPRQFDPSRVNIRKSMTFGAGVHLCLGISLARMQLLVAARQTARRLRNLSLAIPIEDLRFIPNAALLAMERLPLSFATSSEGRTDEL, from the coding sequence ATGACGGAACCAACGACTGCGCGCGACAGTTGCCCCGTCGGCTTGGAGCGCCTGAATTCACTGGACGGGGTGTCGTTCATCGACCCCGCCATCCAGGAGAAGCCGTTCGCCTACTACCGCACGCTGCGGCAGGAAGCTCCGGTCCACTTCGAGAAGGACCTGGGGATGTATTTGGTGTCACGGCATGAGGACCTTGACGCGGTCCTGCGAGACCCGATCGTGTTCTCCCAGGAATTGGGCTACTACAAGCAAATGGCCCACGGTCACCTGGATGCCATGAAAGAGATTCTCGAACGTCATGGCGGTGGCTTCTTCCCCGACGTGGCCAATATCGATCCACCCCGCCATACCCGGGTGCGTCGTCTGCTGTCTCAGGCTTTCGGCAGAAAGCGGATGAAATCCCTTGAGCCTCAATTCCAGGAGATCGTCGACGGGCTGATCGACGGCTTTGTCGAGCGGAGTCCTGCAGAGTTCGACGGGCTGCATGAGTTGGCGTTGCCGATGGCAATCGCGTTCAGCATGCAACAGTTACAGGTCGACGATCTCGATATGAAAACCATCAAACGATGGGGCAGCGCGTACCTGTCACAGTTCAGCCTCACGAACACACGCGAAGACATGATCCGCGCGGCGCACGAACTTGCGGAGATGCAGAACTACCTGATCGCTCTCGTCCGGAGGCGTATGGCTGAACCCGAGGACGACATGCTCTCCGACATCATCACCGCGCGGGTTCCAGACGAGGAGCCGCTGAGTTTCGAGGAACTCGTCGCCACCGCGCGCGCCCTTCTGATCAACACCCACGACTCGATGTCTACTGCGTTCACCAACATCCTTTTCCAGGTTGCAACAAACCCAGACATCGCCACCGATTTCTACGACGCTGCCGAAGACGACTCGCAGCTGGGTCGCGTCATCGAGGAACTCATACGCATTGAACCGCCGGTGCGGGCGTTGTCACGTGTCACCACCGAGCCTGTGACGTTGGGTGGTACAGAGTTGCCCAAGGGCGCGCACTTGCTGATTCTGTTCGCCTCCGCCAACGATGACGAGTCTGTATTCGAGTGCCCACGCCAGTTTGATCCGAGCAGGGTCAACATCCGAAAAAGCATGACTTTCGGCGCCGGCGTCCACTTGTGTCTCGGTATCTCGCTCGCGCGCATGCAGCTACTTGTCGCAGCGAGACAGACCGCGAGACGTCTGCGAAACCTCTCATTAGCCATACCGATTGAGGACCTTCGCTTCATCCCCAACGCTGCGTTGCTAGCGATGGAGCGGCTACCCCTGTCATTTGCCACGTCATCTGAAGGACGTACCGATGAGCTGTGA
- a CDS encoding acyl-CoA dehydrogenase family protein, with protein MLLELDDDQRLWRETVQRAVAKQCPASLVRAIADGGADADGLWQWYRDEGWTELFTAESFLELAMVLEELGRASDPTPFLATTTQFAPLIGDEFDPKQSGAAVYTGVTAHRDGNGWVLDGAARFVLDGDRGQRLAVVTDAGVFVVDGDRVSARRVAVFDPVLHVADLLFDGVRVGEVDRIVADAERARHIALTGMAIHTVGACRRILEMVLLHVKERHQFGVAIGSFQAIQHKAADMHVAIERARALSYFAALTIATDDPRRRLASVMAKAAAGEAQSHVVRHGMQCFGAMGLTWENDLQFAVKRARAGELLLGGAAEHRAVIAKEYRAADF; from the coding sequence GTGCTTCTCGAGCTCGACGATGACCAGCGTCTTTGGCGCGAGACGGTCCAACGGGCGGTGGCGAAGCAGTGTCCCGCATCCTTGGTCAGGGCGATTGCGGATGGCGGTGCTGACGCTGACGGACTTTGGCAGTGGTACCGCGACGAAGGCTGGACGGAGCTTTTCACTGCCGAAAGCTTCTTGGAGCTCGCGATGGTGCTCGAAGAACTCGGGCGGGCAAGCGACCCGACTCCGTTCCTGGCCACCACCACTCAATTCGCGCCCCTAATCGGCGATGAATTTGACCCGAAGCAGTCAGGTGCTGCGGTCTACACGGGCGTGACTGCGCACCGTGACGGCAATGGCTGGGTGCTTGACGGTGCCGCACGCTTCGTCCTCGACGGGGACCGGGGTCAACGTCTTGCGGTCGTCACCGACGCCGGAGTGTTCGTGGTCGACGGGGACCGGGTGTCAGCTCGTCGCGTCGCTGTCTTCGACCCCGTTCTCCACGTGGCTGATCTGCTATTCGATGGAGTACGCGTTGGCGAGGTAGACCGCATCGTCGCTGACGCTGAACGTGCCCGGCACATCGCTCTCACCGGCATGGCTATACATACGGTCGGTGCCTGTCGGCGGATACTCGAGATGGTGCTCCTGCACGTGAAGGAGCGCCATCAGTTCGGAGTGGCGATCGGATCCTTCCAGGCGATTCAACACAAGGCCGCTGATATGCATGTGGCGATCGAACGAGCGCGAGCGCTGAGCTATTTTGCCGCGCTGACGATCGCGACCGACGATCCGAGGCGGCGATTGGCTTCCGTCATGGCGAAAGCCGCTGCGGGGGAGGCGCAGTCGCACGTTGTCAGGCACGGAATGCAGTGTTTCGGCGCCATGGGCCTGACGTGGGAGAACGACCTGCAGTTCGCGGTCAAGCGAGCGAGAGCGGGGGAGCTGTTACTCGGCGGCGCAGCGGAGCATCGTGCGGTTATCGCGAAGGAGTACCGTGCAGCTGACTTTTGA
- a CDS encoding enoyl-CoA hydratase/isomerase family protein — protein MAEAHWPELTCLKVQRLASIVTVRLNRPEKMNAINSVMENEFYSVLADCNRMDDVKCVVLTAEGPNFSSGHDIQQVAAETIGGQEPATIEGKYWVHTGDLLPPWRFNKGLVVAAKGFVGPHANTFLLAADVVIAAENSRFSWEESRVGVGTPYGPYALMPFHFPIRVMKHLWMTGGWLDAQTARQLFYVNRVVPLGQEEDTAMRFAEQIARMETGDLVANKRGTHRLYEAAGLSAMVDVGRDPYVPSAEAAIAKEQHLRLIHEHGVRAAVRERDTGWSDEISKV, from the coding sequence ATGGCTGAAGCACATTGGCCTGAACTGACATGTCTAAAGGTGCAACGACTGGCGAGCATCGTGACGGTTCGGCTGAACCGGCCCGAAAAGATGAACGCGATCAACAGCGTCATGGAGAACGAGTTCTATTCGGTGCTGGCCGATTGCAACAGGATGGATGACGTCAAGTGCGTCGTTCTGACGGCGGAAGGGCCGAATTTCTCATCCGGTCACGACATCCAACAGGTCGCCGCCGAAACGATCGGAGGTCAGGAGCCGGCGACGATCGAGGGCAAATACTGGGTCCACACGGGCGATCTGCTTCCTCCGTGGCGGTTCAACAAGGGTCTTGTAGTGGCGGCCAAGGGCTTCGTCGGGCCCCATGCCAATACCTTCCTGTTAGCCGCGGACGTTGTCATCGCAGCGGAGAACTCGCGCTTCAGCTGGGAGGAATCCCGGGTCGGCGTCGGCACGCCTTATGGTCCCTACGCACTCATGCCTTTTCATTTCCCAATCCGCGTGATGAAGCACCTGTGGATGACCGGCGGGTGGCTGGATGCGCAGACCGCACGTCAACTGTTCTACGTGAACAGGGTTGTGCCGCTCGGCCAGGAAGAGGACACGGCGATGCGCTTCGCCGAACAGATAGCCCGGATGGAGACCGGCGATCTCGTCGCCAACAAACGTGGAACCCACCGTCTTTACGAGGCTGCTGGGCTGTCCGCGATGGTGGATGTGGGGCGCGACCCGTACGTGCCGAGTGCGGAGGCCGCGATCGCCAAAGAACAACACCTGCGGCTGATACACGAGCACGGGGTGAGAGCCGCAGTACGCGAACGCGATACGGGCTGGAGTGACGAAATCAGCAAAGTGTGA
- a CDS encoding IS3 family transposase (programmed frameshift) yields MATNKRRRHTPDQIIRKLAEGNKLLGTGQQLSEVCRHLEITESTWHRWVAQYGGMKASDAKRLKELEAENARLKKLVANQALDIDMLKEIFVGKLLTPNRKRSAAAMLRERFGVSERRACAVVGIHRSTMRLQPAPISDEEAQLRAWLRAFSTQRPRWGWRRAAIAARRAGWKVNNKRIRRLWREEGLRVPQRRRKKRLTGIGAQVGAMCPIRPNAIWAMDFQFDTTADGRTLKMLNVIDEFTREALAIEVDRAINADGVVDVLDRLALMHGAPAYVRFDNGPEFIAHAVNDWCRFNGTGSLFIDPGSPWQNAWIESFNGRLRDELLNSWRFDSLQEAQIIIEDWRIDYNANRPHSAHNGLTPAEFALQWTTTHQPQAA; encoded by the exons ATGGCAACGAACAAGCGCCGGCGGCACACGCCGGATCAGATCATCCGCAAGCTCGCCGAGGGCAACAAGCTCCTTGGAACCGGGCAGCAACTCAGCGAAGTGTGTCGCCACCTCGAGATCACCGAGTCGACCTGGCATCGCTGGGTCGCCCAGTACGGCGGGATGAAGGCCAGCGACGCCAAACGCCTCAAGGAACTTGAGGCCGAGAACGCCAGGCTCAAGAAGCTGGTCGCCAACCAGGCCCTTGACATCGACATGCTCAAGGAGATCT TCGTCGGGAAACTTCTGACCCCGAACCGCAAGCGCAGCGCCGCGGCGATGCTGCGCGAGCGGTTCGGGGTCTCCGAACGGCGGGCGTGCGCGGTGGTCGGCATCCACCGTTCCACCATGCGTCTGCAACCAGCGCCGATCAGCGATGAGGAGGCCCAGTTGCGGGCCTGGCTACGCGCGTTCTCCACCCAGCGGCCCCGCTGGGGATGGCGCCGTGCTGCGATCGCGGCACGGCGAGCTGGCTGGAAGGTCAACAACAAGCGCATCCGCCGCCTGTGGCGCGAGGAAGGCCTGCGGGTTCCGCAGCGCCGCAGGAAGAAACGCTTGACCGGCATCGGTGCGCAGGTCGGGGCGATGTGCCCGATCCGCCCGAATGCGATCTGGGCGATGGACTTTCAGTTCGACACCACCGCCGACGGACGAACGTTGAAGATGCTCAACGTAATCGATGAGTTCACCCGCGAAGCCCTGGCGATCGAAGTCGACCGGGCCATCAACGCCGACGGCGTGGTCGACGTCCTTGACCGTCTGGCCCTGATGCATGGGGCACCGGCCTACGTGCGGTTCGACAACGGACCCGAGTTCATCGCCCATGCTGTCAACGACTGGTGCCGCTTCAACGGCACCGGCTCGCTATTCATCGATCCCGGATCCCCCTGGCAGAACGCCTGGATCGAGTCATTCAACGGCCGACTGCGCGACGAGCTACTCAACTCCTGGCGCTTCGACTCCCTGCAAGAAGCCCAAATCATCATCGAAGATTGGAGAATCGACTACAACGCCAACCGGCCTCACTCCGCCCACAATGGGCTCACCCCAGCCGAGTTCGCCCTACAGTGGACCACGACCCACCAACCGCAAGCCGCATAG
- a CDS encoding MaoC family dehydratase yields MASEPDPKSSQVELDLSDVDHRVGKPVGGGQLWDPCSSSDIRRWVMAMDYPNPLHWDERFARESKFGGLIAPQSIPVALDYGHGAAPACVGHIPNSHLIFGGEEWWFYGCPVRPGDKLYQTRRFHDYKVVDTKFAGPTMFSRGDTTHRNQYGALVARERSTAIRYLYDEAKKRGMYENQLGEIKKWTQLELEGIERLRREWLESNRLGISPHFDEVKVGDTLPRRVIGPHTIATFTTEYRAFVFNIWGSFEWVAPPGVEDPWVYQDPGWGKDFAFDEEDAFIDPRKRDGLYLGPSRGHIDADRASEVGMARAYGYGATMGAWCTDYLAYWAGHDGMVRHSKADFRGPAFEGDVTYFDAEIIGKEADSPWGVPLVQVRLRLTNQNGEELVKCTAEVELPF; encoded by the coding sequence GTGGCCAGTGAGCCAGACCCCAAGTCCTCGCAAGTCGAACTCGACCTATCCGACGTCGACCACCGCGTAGGTAAACCGGTCGGCGGTGGCCAACTGTGGGACCCGTGCAGCTCCTCGGACATTCGCCGTTGGGTGATGGCGATGGACTACCCCAATCCCCTCCACTGGGATGAGCGGTTCGCCCGCGAATCCAAGTTCGGCGGACTGATCGCGCCACAGTCCATCCCCGTCGCCCTCGATTATGGCCACGGGGCCGCGCCCGCGTGTGTCGGGCACATCCCGAACAGCCATCTCATCTTCGGCGGGGAAGAGTGGTGGTTCTACGGCTGCCCGGTCCGGCCGGGAGACAAGCTGTATCAGACTCGGCGATTCCACGACTACAAGGTGGTCGACACCAAATTCGCTGGACCTACGATGTTTTCGCGCGGTGATACGACCCACAGGAATCAGTACGGTGCCCTCGTGGCACGGGAACGGTCGACCGCGATCCGCTACCTCTACGACGAGGCAAAGAAGCGGGGCATGTACGAAAACCAACTGGGCGAGATCAAGAAATGGACACAGCTGGAACTGGAGGGAATCGAACGGCTTCGTCGTGAGTGGTTGGAGTCGAATCGCCTTGGCATCTCACCGCATTTCGACGAGGTGAAAGTTGGCGATACCCTGCCCCGTCGTGTGATCGGCCCCCACACTATCGCCACATTCACAACGGAATACCGCGCGTTTGTTTTCAACATCTGGGGCAGCTTCGAATGGGTAGCACCGCCCGGTGTCGAAGACCCATGGGTCTATCAAGATCCAGGCTGGGGCAAGGATTTCGCGTTCGACGAAGAGGACGCGTTCATCGACCCACGCAAGCGTGACGGACTTTATCTGGGACCTTCGCGAGGCCACATCGACGCAGATCGCGCCAGCGAGGTCGGCATGGCACGCGCATACGGCTACGGCGCGACGATGGGTGCGTGGTGCACCGACTACCTTGCGTATTGGGCTGGCCACGACGGAATGGTGCGTCACAGCAAGGCCGATTTCCGCGGACCCGCATTCGAAGGTGATGTCACCTATTTCGACGCCGAAATCATTGGCAAGGAAGCAGATTCCCCCTGGGGAGTACCGCTGGTTCAGGTGCGGCTGCGGCTGACCAACCAGAACGGCGAGGAGCTCGTCAAGTGCACAGCCGAGGTTGAGCTGCCGTTCTAA
- a CDS encoding flavin-containing monooxygenase translates to MSCEPTHLPDPDQLDIPALREKYREERDRRLRPDGQEQYAPAVEGEQALDYSDPHMPRQDREALTDDVDVAILGGGWAGILAGYHMRRAGVENFRIIEQAGDFGGVWYWNRYPGLSCDNDSYCYLPLLEEMNFFPSKKFADGFEIREYCQSIATKFDLYQGALFHTCVNDLTWDESIRRWHVRTDRGDDIRARFVVIALGPINRPKVPRVAGLEEFEGKIFHTARWDYEYTGGNQREPVLDKLRDKSVAIVGTGASAIQAVPYLGKYAKQLYVLQRTASTVDERHNTPTDPAWLATLQPGWQRERQMNFHRAAIDGLMPGEPDHICDIWTELNRNLAAEFDRVGWPQSPEDFLAKREQMDYRIMERLRARVDAVVKDKKTAEILKPWYRHMCKRPASSDEFYPTFNRPNVKLLDVSSTRGIERITRRGFIHESTEYEIDLLIFASGFEVTSDLQRRWAIDKISGREGRSLYDNWAREFRTLHGVMAHGFPNQFYIGFFQGGFNASTTETFNNQGRHIAWIVSEALKRGATSVEPSQEAQDAYVKHVREVAIDTSDFFRECTPGYFNNDGQEIPDESGELRPRTYTGELYGLGYYAFEKLLEDWRSNEDLAGLEIES, encoded by the coding sequence ATGAGCTGTGAACCCACGCATCTGCCGGATCCAGATCAACTAGACATTCCGGCCCTACGGGAGAAGTACCGCGAAGAGCGGGATCGCCGGCTCCGACCGGACGGTCAGGAGCAGTACGCCCCTGCCGTCGAGGGGGAACAAGCACTGGACTATAGCGACCCACACATGCCGCGTCAGGACCGGGAGGCGCTTACTGACGATGTCGATGTCGCTATTTTGGGCGGCGGCTGGGCGGGCATACTGGCGGGTTACCACATGCGCCGCGCAGGCGTCGAGAACTTCCGAATCATCGAGCAGGCAGGTGATTTCGGCGGCGTATGGTACTGGAACCGTTATCCCGGTCTGTCCTGTGACAACGACTCCTATTGCTATCTGCCTCTTCTGGAGGAGATGAACTTCTTTCCGTCGAAGAAGTTCGCAGACGGTTTCGAGATTCGCGAGTACTGCCAAAGCATCGCAACGAAATTCGATCTATACCAGGGAGCGCTGTTCCACACCTGTGTGAACGACTTGACATGGGACGAGTCCATCCGACGGTGGCACGTGAGGACCGATCGTGGCGATGACATCCGAGCACGCTTCGTTGTGATCGCTTTGGGGCCGATCAACAGACCCAAGGTGCCACGCGTCGCAGGCCTGGAAGAGTTCGAAGGCAAGATTTTTCACACCGCCCGGTGGGACTACGAATACACCGGGGGCAACCAGCGGGAGCCGGTACTCGACAAGTTGCGCGACAAGAGCGTGGCAATCGTCGGCACAGGTGCGTCGGCGATCCAAGCGGTGCCGTACTTGGGGAAGTACGCCAAACAGCTATACGTCCTGCAGCGAACGGCTTCCACCGTCGACGAGCGACACAACACACCTACTGATCCGGCGTGGTTGGCTACCCTGCAGCCCGGTTGGCAGCGCGAACGCCAAATGAACTTCCATCGCGCTGCGATCGACGGATTGATGCCGGGCGAACCGGACCATATCTGCGACATCTGGACCGAGCTCAATCGCAATCTGGCAGCCGAATTCGACCGTGTCGGCTGGCCGCAATCGCCGGAGGACTTTCTGGCGAAGCGCGAACAGATGGACTACCGGATCATGGAGCGGCTACGCGCGCGTGTCGATGCGGTAGTGAAAGACAAGAAGACGGCGGAGATCCTCAAGCCTTGGTACCGGCATATGTGCAAGCGGCCCGCCTCCAGTGACGAGTTTTATCCGACGTTCAACAGGCCAAATGTGAAGCTGCTTGACGTGTCGTCGACGAGAGGTATCGAGCGGATCACCCGCCGGGGATTCATCCACGAGTCCACCGAGTATGAGATTGACCTGCTGATCTTCGCGAGTGGCTTTGAGGTGACGAGCGACCTGCAGCGACGGTGGGCGATCGACAAGATTTCCGGTCGTGAGGGCCGATCACTCTACGACAACTGGGCGCGCGAATTCAGAACCCTGCACGGCGTTATGGCTCACGGCTTTCCCAACCAGTTCTACATCGGGTTCTTCCAAGGGGGGTTCAACGCCTCGACCACAGAAACGTTCAACAACCAAGGGCGCCATATCGCGTGGATTGTCAGCGAAGCGCTGAAGCGTGGGGCAACTTCGGTGGAGCCCAGTCAGGAAGCCCAGGACGCGTACGTCAAACACGTCCGCGAGGTTGCTATCGATACCTCGGACTTCTTCAGAGAATGCACACCCGGATATTTCAACAACGACGGGCAGGAGATCCCAGACGAAAGCGGTGAGCTACGGCCGAGGACCTACACCGGCGAATTGTACGGCCTTGGATACTACGCATTCGAGAAACTTCTAGAAGACTGGCGGTCGAACGAGGACCTGGCCGGTCTGGAGATCGAATCTTGA
- a CDS encoding nuclear transport factor 2 family protein, producing MPGADSIIAAINAHCETLSNHDKEGWLALWADDTVLEDPVGVDTYTGIESLRTTFWDLVDDLSPMKLWLERDVIVCGNEAIAILQGVVTREGRMQHVGPLVDHFTFNEAGKISQMRAFWKYA from the coding sequence ATGCCAGGGGCCGACTCGATTATCGCGGCGATCAACGCGCACTGTGAGACCTTGAGCAACCACGACAAAGAAGGTTGGTTGGCCCTGTGGGCTGATGACACCGTTTTAGAAGACCCCGTAGGGGTTGATACCTACACGGGCATCGAGAGCCTGCGCACGACGTTCTGGGATCTGGTCGATGACCTTTCTCCGATGAAGCTCTGGCTCGAGCGCGACGTCATCGTGTGCGGCAACGAAGCGATCGCCATCCTGCAGGGCGTGGTGACACGCGAGGGCAGGATGCAGCACGTGGGTCCACTCGTCGATCACTTCACGTTTAACGAGGCGGGCAAGATCTCGCAGATGCGTGCCTTCTGGAAGTACGCGTGA